A section of the Cryobacterium soli genome encodes:
- a CDS encoding alpha/beta hydrolase — protein sequence MSTGRRTIGLGSRRFIILSVALVVGMAVVAAALLGGFHWNLRPVAPAQAGGTASEVDTTAVVGIRTFVAPGDAVIDEDVVYATEPDGTQLTLDVCSPPAAVDPVTASDAPTATGDGGTANADAAADAGADAAAGTADAGSEVSADTDPSASTEAPAEPALLPAVLSIHGGSWARGDKANSDWRNVCEWLAAEGFVGFSVNYRLVPAVSFPAAIDDLGRAVEWMRANAGSYGVDPDRIGAFGGSAGGNLAALLGARGRGPLTEGNRVAAVAELSGPVDLSYEGIVVSGGSSGLERIVLDYLDCTSLLNCPAAKDASAVGSLDRTDPPVFIGTSTEEFIPLGQSTGFAADLDALGIANRLVTVPGSLHSIGILDAAMRAEVAAFLHTHLGS from the coding sequence GTGAGCACCGGTCGCCGCACCATCGGACTCGGCTCCCGACGCTTCATCATTCTCTCCGTCGCGCTCGTCGTCGGAATGGCCGTCGTGGCGGCGGCGTTGCTCGGTGGATTCCACTGGAACCTGCGCCCGGTGGCGCCCGCACAGGCCGGCGGCACGGCCAGCGAGGTCGACACCACGGCCGTCGTGGGCATCCGCACCTTCGTGGCCCCCGGCGACGCCGTGATCGACGAGGACGTGGTCTATGCCACCGAACCGGACGGCACCCAGCTCACCCTCGATGTCTGCTCACCGCCGGCAGCCGTCGATCCGGTGACGGCTAGCGATGCGCCCACGGCCACCGGGGATGGGGGCACCGCGAACGCGGATGCTGCCGCGGACGCCGGCGCGGATGCCGCTGCGGGGACGGCGGACGCCGGCTCCGAGGTCTCGGCGGACACCGATCCGAGCGCGTCGACGGAGGCTCCCGCCGAACCGGCCCTGCTGCCGGCTGTGCTGTCGATCCACGGCGGCAGTTGGGCCCGTGGCGACAAGGCCAACAGCGACTGGCGCAATGTGTGCGAATGGCTCGCAGCCGAAGGCTTCGTGGGCTTCTCCGTCAACTATCGCCTCGTGCCCGCGGTCTCCTTCCCCGCGGCCATCGACGACCTGGGCCGGGCCGTCGAGTGGATGCGCGCGAACGCCGGCAGTTACGGCGTGGACCCCGACCGGATCGGGGCCTTCGGCGGCTCGGCCGGCGGCAATCTCGCGGCGCTGCTGGGCGCCCGGGGCCGCGGGCCGCTCACCGAAGGGAATCGCGTGGCGGCCGTCGCCGAGCTCTCCGGGCCCGTGGACCTCAGCTACGAGGGCATCGTCGTGTCCGGCGGATCCTCGGGGCTTGAGCGGATCGTGCTCGACTACCTCGACTGCACGTCGCTGTTGAACTGCCCGGCCGCGAAGGATGCCTCGGCCGTCGGCTCGTTGGACCGCACGGACCCGCCGGTGTTCATCGGCACCTCCACCGAGGAGTTCATCCCGCTGGGCCAGTCCACCGGGTTCGCCGCCGACCTCGATGCCCTCGGCATCGCCAACCGGCTCGTCACGGTACCCGGCAGCCTGCACTCCATCGGCATCCTCGATGCCGCCATGCGGGCCGAGGTGGCCGCCTTCCTGCACACCCACCTCGGCAGCTGA
- a CDS encoding FUSC family protein, whose translation MLSSDLPLRATGSRVKAAVWQPRLLQAVKTAVAVAIAWKLAPYLPGVANDYPYYAPLGVIVASFPTLMGSIKNAAQTLAGLVIGIALAAAVIIFSEPSVITVSLVVGIGILFGGIRQLGAGRDYVPIAGLFVLIVGGPNADGYSIGYVSQMSLGIVVGLAVNLLVAPPLRVTAAVKELSRLRGALGRHLESLADALDADWPPEEGEWSTQGQTLASTTKAVRHALAEADESRRINPRARIRPHDLSTDHDDLAALENVTFYVRDLTDVLAGAAWGTPVPVDLPAVLRPPLSAAVRATAAVVIEWDTGSTSLDTLHTAEEALAAVTKAVHDHRELGADAVVAASAAALDLTRMLAALSPGIVRDAPAPA comes from the coding sequence ATGCTCTCTTCCGATCTGCCCCTGCGCGCGACAGGCTCCCGGGTCAAGGCGGCGGTCTGGCAACCCCGACTCCTTCAGGCCGTCAAGACCGCGGTGGCGGTGGCGATCGCCTGGAAGCTGGCCCCCTACCTGCCGGGCGTCGCCAACGACTACCCCTACTACGCCCCGCTCGGTGTGATCGTGGCCAGCTTCCCCACCCTGATGGGGTCGATCAAGAACGCCGCGCAGACTTTGGCCGGGCTCGTGATCGGCATCGCGCTCGCCGCCGCCGTGATCATCTTCAGCGAACCCAGCGTGATCACCGTCTCCCTCGTGGTGGGCATCGGGATCCTCTTCGGCGGCATCCGCCAACTCGGCGCCGGCCGGGACTATGTGCCGATCGCAGGGCTCTTCGTGCTCATCGTGGGCGGACCGAACGCTGACGGCTACTCGATCGGCTACGTATCGCAGATGAGCCTGGGCATCGTGGTGGGACTGGCTGTCAATCTGCTGGTGGCGCCGCCGTTGCGGGTGACCGCGGCGGTGAAGGAGCTGTCCCGGCTGCGGGGCGCGCTCGGGCGGCACCTCGAGTCGCTGGCGGATGCGCTCGACGCGGACTGGCCGCCCGAAGAAGGCGAGTGGTCCACGCAGGGCCAGACCCTGGCGAGCACCACGAAGGCGGTGCGCCACGCGCTGGCCGAGGCCGACGAGAGCCGTCGGATCAACCCCAGGGCGCGCATCCGGCCGCATGACCTCAGCACCGACCACGACGACCTGGCGGCGCTCGAGAACGTGACTTTCTATGTGCGTGACCTCACCGACGTGCTCGCCGGGGCCGCCTGGGGAACGCCGGTGCCGGTGGACCTGCCCGCCGTGCTGCGCCCGCCGTTGAGCGCGGCCGTGCGGGCGACCGCCGCCGTGGTGATCGAATGGGACACCGGCTCCACGAGCCTCGACACCCTGCACACCGCAGAAGAGGCGCTGGCCGCCGTGACAAAGGCCGTGCACGACCACCGGGAGCTGGGCGCCGACGCCGTGGTGGCGGCCAGTGCGGCCGCTCTGGACCTCACCAGGATGCTGGCGGCCCTGAGCCCGGGTATCGTGCGGGACGCGCCGGCTCCGGCCTGA
- a CDS encoding DEAD/DEAH box helicase: MPTSKKPAVGRAAKNYDPSYSKGGPKGAPKGGSKSPGHRGYRADEGAPKKQRWNADERAARSGERSSSDRPAYGDRPAYGNRTERPAAGRSERPAYNDRAPRTDRPAYNNDRNNDRPARGGDRPSYGDRAPRTDRPAYNNDRNDRGGERPSYGDRGQRSERPSYGDRAPRTDRPAYNNDRPSYGDRAPRTDRPAYNNDRPARGGDRPSYGDRAPRTDRPAYNNDRNDRGGERPSYGDRGQRSERPSYGDRAPRTDRPAYNNDRPARTERPSYGDRPARTDRPSYNNDRPARGERPAYSNDRAARNDRSNDGGHSSNFYPDRDSKPKFAAGDDVVLERLEAIATTAADVVGVTFGDLGLGGNIVRELALLGAPSPFPIQAATIPDVLAGRDVLGRGKTGSGKTIAFAAPMIEKLMENNGAKDRKMARKPRALILAPTRELALQIDRTVQPIARSVGLFTTQIYGGVPQYRQVSALQRGVDIIIGTAGRIEDLVEQGRLDLSEVVITVLDEADYMCDLGFLEPVQRILRLTKKNSQRLLFSATLDKGVASLVKEFLTNPAVHEVAGEDQASSTIDHKVLLIEHRDKASIIGQLVDRQGKTLIFSRTRAYAEQLADQLEDAGVKATSLHGDLNQARRTRNLQMLTSGRVNVLVATDVAARGIHVDDIDLVIQADMPDEYKTYLHRAGRTGRAGKSGTVVTLIPKQRRRRMEDLLDRAEIDSSFTTATPGDASITALANL, encoded by the coding sequence ATGCCTACTAGCAAGAAGCCGGCCGTCGGCCGCGCAGCCAAGAACTACGACCCGAGCTACTCCAAGGGCGGCCCCAAGGGCGCACCCAAGGGTGGCAGCAAGAGCCCCGGACACCGCGGATACCGCGCTGACGAGGGCGCCCCCAAGAAGCAGCGCTGGAACGCCGACGAGCGCGCCGCGCGCTCCGGCGAGCGCTCCTCCTCCGACCGTCCCGCCTACGGCGACCGTCCGGCCTACGGCAACCGCACCGAGCGTCCGGCCGCCGGCCGCTCCGAGCGTCCCGCCTACAACGACCGCGCCCCGCGCACGGATCGTCCTGCTTACAACAACGACCGCAACAACGACCGTCCCGCCCGCGGCGGCGACCGTCCCTCCTACGGCGACCGTGCCCCGCGCACCGACCGTCCCGCATACAACAACGACCGCAACGATCGTGGCGGCGAGCGTCCCTCTTACGGCGACCGCGGCCAGCGCAGCGAGCGTCCGTCTTACGGTGACCGTGCCCCGCGCACCGATCGCCCGGCGTACAACAACGACCGTCCGTCCTACGGCGACCGTGCCCCGCGCACTGACCGTCCGGCCTACAACAACGACCGTCCCGCCCGCGGCGGCGACCGTCCCTCCTACGGCGACCGTGCCCCGCGCACCGACCGTCCCGCGTACAACAACGACCGCAACGACCGTGGCGGCGAGCGTCCCTCCTACGGCGACCGCGGCCAGCGCAGCGAGCGTCCGTCCTACGGTGACCGCGCCCCGCGCACCGACCGTCCGGCGTACAACAACGACCGTCCCGCCCGCACCGAGCGTCCGTCCTACGGCGACCGCCCGGCTCGCACCGACCGTCCGTCGTACAACAACGACCGTCCGGCCCGTGGCGAGCGTCCCGCGTACAGCAACGACCGCGCCGCCCGCAACGACCGGTCCAACGACGGCGGCCACTCCAGCAACTTCTACCCCGACCGCGACTCCAAGCCCAAGTTCGCCGCCGGCGACGACGTGGTCCTCGAGCGCCTCGAGGCCATCGCCACGACGGCAGCGGATGTTGTCGGCGTGACGTTCGGCGACCTCGGCCTCGGTGGCAACATCGTGCGCGAGCTCGCCCTCCTCGGCGCCCCGAGCCCGTTCCCGATCCAGGCCGCGACCATCCCCGATGTGCTCGCCGGCCGCGACGTGCTCGGCCGCGGCAAGACCGGCTCCGGCAAGACCATCGCGTTCGCCGCCCCCATGATCGAGAAGCTCATGGAGAACAACGGCGCCAAGGACCGCAAGATGGCCCGCAAGCCCCGCGCGCTCATCCTGGCCCCCACCCGCGAGCTGGCCCTGCAGATCGACCGCACCGTGCAGCCCATCGCCCGCAGCGTCGGCCTCTTCACCACCCAGATCTACGGCGGCGTTCCGCAGTACCGCCAGGTCAGCGCCCTCCAGCGCGGCGTGGACATCATCATCGGCACCGCCGGCCGCATCGAGGACCTCGTCGAGCAGGGTCGTCTCGACCTGTCCGAGGTCGTCATCACGGTTCTCGACGAGGCCGACTACATGTGCGACCTCGGCTTCCTCGAGCCGGTTCAGCGCATCCTGCGTCTCACCAAGAAGAACAGCCAGCGTCTGCTGTTCTCGGCCACCCTCGACAAGGGTGTCGCCTCGCTGGTCAAGGAGTTCCTGACCAACCCGGCCGTGCACGAGGTCGCCGGTGAAGACCAGGCCTCCAGCACGATCGACCACAAGGTCCTCCTCATCGAGCACCGCGACAAGGCCTCCATCATCGGCCAGCTCGTCGACCGCCAGGGCAAGACGCTCATCTTCAGCCGCACCCGTGCGTACGCTGAGCAGCTCGCCGACCAGCTCGAAGACGCCGGCGTCAAGGCCACCAGCCTGCACGGCGACCTGAACCAGGCCCGCCGTACCCGCAACCTGCAGATGCTCACCAGCGGTCGTGTCAACGTCCTGGTCGCCACGGACGTCGCCGCCCGCGGCATCCACGTGGACGACATCGACCTGGTCATCCAGGCCGACATGCCCGACGAGTACAAGACCTACCTGCACCGCGCCGGCCGCACCGGCCGCGCCGGCAAGTCCGGTACCGTCGTCACGCTGATCCCCAAGCAGCGCCGTCGTCGCATGGAAGACCTGCTCGACCGGGCCGAGATCGACTCCAGCTTCACCACGGCCACGCCGGGTGACGCGTCGATCACCGCTCTGGCGAACCTGTAA
- the pstS gene encoding phosphate ABC transporter substrate-binding protein PstS, producing the protein MATNRYPATFLGAGLAATMLFLSGCAANEAGDEPSDLVGTLDGAGSSAQASAEDVWISQFQRANGSVTINYDPTGSGAGREQFIGGGVDFAGSDSALSDDELAGSFGACAPGSAAIDLPVYVAPLVLVYNVDGVDSLRLDPGTIASIYSGAITRWNDPALVALNPGAGLPDEPIAAVHRSDDSGTTKNFADYLYQNVPDVWTNEPADAFPYPGEGAQGNSGVVGAVANGRNTIGYVDASRAGDLSVAALKVGDDFVDYSTEAAAAIIDESPLVARDNPNDLVVDVDRTSTAAGVYPLVLVSYLIACQEYPDPDQAELVAAYLGYVASPEGQNAAAESAGSAPLSAEFSARVLDAVASIR; encoded by the coding sequence ATGGCAACGAATCGATACCCGGCAACCTTCCTCGGCGCGGGACTCGCAGCGACCATGCTCTTCCTGTCGGGCTGCGCCGCCAATGAGGCCGGCGACGAGCCGAGTGACCTCGTGGGCACCCTCGACGGTGCGGGATCGAGCGCTCAGGCGTCGGCCGAGGACGTGTGGATCTCGCAGTTCCAACGCGCCAACGGCAGCGTCACCATCAACTACGACCCGACCGGCTCCGGTGCCGGCCGCGAGCAGTTCATCGGCGGTGGCGTCGACTTCGCCGGCTCCGACTCCGCGCTCAGCGACGACGAACTCGCCGGCTCCTTCGGGGCCTGCGCGCCGGGTTCGGCCGCCATCGACCTGCCCGTCTACGTGGCCCCGCTGGTTCTGGTCTACAACGTTGACGGGGTGGACTCGCTGCGCCTGGATCCGGGGACCATTGCCAGCATCTATTCCGGCGCCATCACCCGGTGGAACGACCCGGCCCTCGTGGCCCTGAACCCCGGCGCCGGCCTGCCCGACGAGCCGATCGCCGCTGTGCACCGCTCGGACGATTCCGGCACCACGAAGAACTTCGCCGACTACCTGTACCAGAACGTGCCCGACGTGTGGACGAACGAGCCCGCCGACGCCTTCCCATACCCCGGAGAGGGCGCGCAGGGCAACTCCGGGGTGGTGGGCGCCGTCGCCAACGGGCGCAACACGATCGGCTACGTGGATGCGTCACGCGCGGGCGACCTGTCGGTCGCCGCGCTCAAGGTGGGCGACGATTTCGTCGACTACTCCACGGAGGCCGCCGCCGCGATCATCGATGAGTCCCCGCTGGTGGCCCGGGACAACCCGAATGACCTCGTGGTCGACGTGGACCGCACGTCCACGGCGGCCGGGGTGTACCCGCTCGTGCTGGTGAGCTACCTCATCGCCTGCCAGGAGTACCCCGACCCCGACCAGGCCGAACTCGTGGCCGCGTACCTGGGCTATGTGGCCAGCCCTGAGGGCCAGAACGCTGCCGCCGAGAGTGCGGGATCGGCTCCGCTGTCGGCGGAGTTCTCGGCCCGTGTGCTCGACGCGGTCGCGAGCATCCGCTGA
- a CDS encoding YcnI family protein produces MKLSTPVFAATTLLGAGLLALSAPLAASAHVEVEPSSTAAGSYSLLTFSVGHGCDGSATTGITIDIPDTITSVTPTVNPGWDITPLTDGQVSYTAQTPLADGLRTTFALSLQIPADAAAGDTLAFPVLQTCEVGETDWSEPVVEGEAEPAHPAPTLTVTEADAESGHDHGAAGEVAAAATTSTATDDVLARLLGIGGLIVGAVGLVVAVASRRKNAA; encoded by the coding sequence ATGAAGCTCTCCACGCCCGTCTTCGCCGCCACCACGCTCCTCGGTGCCGGCCTGCTCGCCTTGTCTGCCCCGTTGGCCGCCAGCGCCCACGTCGAGGTCGAACCGTCCTCGACCGCCGCCGGCTCCTACAGCCTGCTCACCTTCTCCGTCGGCCACGGCTGCGACGGTTCGGCCACCACGGGCATCACCATCGACATCCCCGACACCATCACGAGCGTCACTCCCACCGTCAACCCCGGCTGGGACATCACCCCGTTGACCGACGGCCAGGTCAGCTACACCGCCCAGACACCGCTGGCCGACGGCTTGCGTACCACGTTCGCACTCAGCCTGCAGATCCCCGCCGATGCGGCCGCCGGCGACACTCTGGCCTTCCCTGTGCTTCAGACCTGCGAGGTCGGCGAGACCGACTGGTCAGAGCCCGTCGTCGAAGGTGAGGCCGAACCGGCGCACCCCGCACCGACACTGACCGTCACCGAGGCCGACGCCGAATCCGGCCACGACCACGGTGCCGCCGGGGAGGTCGCCGCCGCGGCCACCACGAGCACGGCCACGGATGACGTCCTCGCGCGGCTCCTCGGCATCGGCGGCCTCATCGTCGGCGCCGTCGGCCTGGTCGTGGCCGTCGCCTCCCGCCGCAAGAACGCGGCGTAG
- a CDS encoding copper resistance CopC family protein, which translates to MARQGTARRHAALLRRSALAGVALVVATLGWSAAPAFAHNYVVSTTPAAGSVVTEQPGTVVVTTNDNLLDLSGEGAGSAMQVSGPTEAPRYYGDGCATVSGPNLQADVQLGQPGQYTVVWQTVSTDGHSISDTFTFTWQPDANQVLADGSATAPTCATTGAGTAAADTDAATDAADSGDTAVGGTDLLWIGGALVAILAAIGLTLLVLRKRPTN; encoded by the coding sequence ATGGCACGCCAGGGCACGGCCCGCCGGCACGCCGCACTCCTGCGGCGCTCGGCGCTGGCCGGGGTCGCGCTGGTCGTCGCAACGCTGGGTTGGTCCGCCGCCCCGGCGTTCGCGCACAACTACGTGGTCAGCACCACGCCGGCGGCTGGGTCGGTGGTGACCGAACAGCCCGGCACCGTCGTCGTCACCACCAATGACAACCTGCTGGACCTCTCGGGGGAGGGCGCGGGGAGTGCCATGCAGGTGAGCGGCCCCACGGAAGCGCCGCGCTACTACGGCGACGGCTGCGCTACGGTGTCCGGGCCAAACCTCCAGGCCGACGTGCAGCTCGGCCAGCCGGGGCAGTACACAGTGGTGTGGCAGACGGTGTCGACCGATGGGCACTCCATCTCCGACACCTTCACCTTCACCTGGCAGCCCGACGCGAATCAGGTTCTCGCCGACGGGTCCGCCACGGCACCGACGTGCGCGACCACCGGCGCCGGCACCGCCGCGGCCGACACGGATGCGGCAACCGACGCCGCCGACTCCGGCGACACGGCCGTCGGCGGCACAGACCTGCTTTGGATCGGGGGAGCCCTCGTGGCGATCCTCGCCGCGATCGGTCTGACCCTGCTGGTCCTGCGCAAGCGCCCCACCAACTAA
- a CDS encoding copper resistance CopC family protein, with product MSRSTVSRRAAVTLLGLLAGALIVGATPLSASAHDQVLSTAPASQEHLEVAPTEVSMVFSDAVLDLGATILVVDEAGADWAQGDVRIAGSAASQGLNGDLPDGRYQVRWRVVSADGHPISGTFDFAIGEVAPAAPDRPASPSVAPTLQAATDSDSGRNSVAEPSFILIGLGGAVAGFLIFVLILTLRKRTTP from the coding sequence ATGTCCAGATCCACTGTCTCTCGCCGTGCAGCCGTGACACTGCTCGGCCTGCTGGCCGGAGCGCTGATCGTCGGGGCGACCCCTCTGTCGGCCAGCGCACACGACCAGGTGCTGTCCACGGCGCCCGCCTCGCAGGAACATCTCGAGGTCGCGCCCACCGAGGTGAGCATGGTGTTCTCCGACGCCGTGCTCGACCTCGGCGCCACGATCCTCGTCGTCGACGAGGCCGGCGCCGACTGGGCGCAGGGCGACGTGCGCATCGCCGGGAGCGCGGCCAGCCAGGGATTGAACGGTGATCTACCCGACGGGCGTTACCAGGTGCGCTGGCGCGTCGTCTCGGCCGACGGCCACCCGATCTCCGGCACGTTCGATTTCGCGATCGGCGAGGTAGCCCCTGCGGCACCGGACCGTCCGGCCTCACCGTCGGTGGCGCCGACACTGCAGGCCGCCACAGACTCCGACTCCGGCCGGAACTCTGTGGCCGAACCGTCCTTCATCCTGATCGGGCTCGGCGGCGCCGTCGCCGGTTTCCTCATCTTCGTCCTCATCCTTACTCTCAGAAAGAGAACCACCCCATGA
- a CDS encoding copper chaperone PCu(A)C — protein sequence MNTAFTTKTKTKTLPTLLLLAVTTLFAATGCAASSESATPTASASAADSITIEDAWVKAADDGMSAAFGTLENSGDTDITVVSAESPASTMIELHETVENDAGEMVMQAKKGGFVIPAGGSLELAPGANHIMLMGLTAPLVAGDDATFTLTLSDGSSYEFTAPAKDYTGANETYEGDMDMDMDMDSDTAN from the coding sequence ATGAACACAGCGTTCACCACCAAGACCAAGACCAAGACCCTGCCGACACTGCTGCTGCTGGCCGTGACCACCCTCTTCGCGGCCACGGGATGCGCAGCCTCGTCAGAGTCCGCGACTCCCACAGCCAGCGCCTCGGCCGCCGATTCGATCACCATCGAGGATGCCTGGGTCAAGGCGGCCGACGATGGCATGTCCGCGGCCTTCGGCACTCTCGAGAACTCCGGCGACACCGACATCACAGTGGTTTCCGCGGAGTCCCCGGCCTCGACGATGATCGAACTGCACGAGACCGTGGAGAACGACGCCGGCGAAATGGTCATGCAGGCCAAGAAGGGAGGCTTCGTCATCCCGGCGGGCGGGTCCCTCGAGCTGGCCCCCGGAGCGAACCACATCATGCTGATGGGCCTCACCGCGCCGCTGGTCGCCGGTGACGACGCCACCTTCACCCTCACTCTGTCCGACGGATCCAGCTACGAGTTCACCGCCCCGGCGAAGGACTACACCGGAGCCAACGAGACCTACGAGGGCGACATGGACATGGACATGGACATGGACTCGGACACGGCGAACTGA
- a CDS encoding Dyp-type peroxidase, protein MDDDQHSADRRVSRRHLLLGGAAAGLGAAASVGIAAAVTHTGEPVAVADVDLNGRRTVPFYGVHQAGIETVPQAQVTYLALDLLDTVDAGALKRMMRILTGDAAQLTQGESALADSEPELALVPARLTVTFGFGPGLVARTAKPAPSWLRPLPAFTIDRLEDAWTGGDLLIQVAADDQLTVAHATRMLLKDTRSFASLRWTQSGFRRAPGSEKPGTTMRNLFGQVDGTVNLTPGSADFEKLVWGTSSPGWLAGGTGLVFRRIAMDLDKWDKLDRGGRESAVGRTLAVGAPLTGTKESDEPDFAATTAIGFPVIPEYSHMRRARSENPDERIFRRGYNYDDVPTHTAVSNSGLLFVSFQADVDAQFVPVQKRLDDLDLLNEWITPVGSAVFAVPPGCTSSGYIGDTLF, encoded by the coding sequence ATGGACGACGATCAGCACTCCGCTGATCGCCGGGTCAGCCGGCGGCATCTCCTCCTGGGGGGTGCCGCCGCCGGGCTCGGCGCCGCGGCCTCTGTCGGCATCGCGGCAGCGGTCACCCACACCGGTGAGCCGGTAGCGGTCGCCGATGTCGACCTCAACGGGAGGCGCACCGTGCCGTTCTACGGTGTGCACCAGGCCGGCATCGAGACCGTGCCGCAGGCGCAGGTGACCTACCTCGCCCTCGACCTGCTCGACACCGTCGACGCCGGCGCCCTGAAACGGATGATGCGGATCCTCACCGGGGATGCCGCTCAGCTGACTCAGGGCGAAAGCGCGCTGGCCGATTCCGAACCCGAACTCGCTCTGGTGCCGGCCCGGCTCACGGTGACCTTCGGCTTCGGGCCCGGCCTCGTCGCGCGCACGGCCAAGCCGGCGCCGAGCTGGCTGCGACCGTTGCCGGCCTTCACCATCGACCGCCTCGAGGACGCCTGGACCGGCGGTGACCTGCTCATCCAGGTCGCCGCGGACGATCAGCTCACGGTGGCCCACGCCACCCGGATGCTCCTGAAAGACACCAGGTCCTTCGCCAGCCTGCGCTGGACCCAGTCGGGTTTCCGCCGGGCGCCGGGCTCGGAGAAGCCGGGCACCACCATGCGCAACCTCTTCGGCCAGGTCGACGGCACCGTCAACCTGACGCCCGGCAGCGCGGACTTCGAGAAGCTGGTCTGGGGCACATCCTCCCCGGGCTGGCTCGCCGGCGGCACCGGCCTGGTGTTCAGGCGCATCGCGATGGACCTCGACAAATGGGACAAACTCGACCGCGGCGGGCGGGAGTCCGCCGTGGGGCGCACCCTGGCCGTCGGTGCACCGCTGACGGGCACGAAGGAATCCGACGAACCCGACTTCGCCGCCACCACGGCGATCGGGTTCCCGGTCATCCCCGAGTACTCGCACATGCGCCGGGCCCGCTCCGAGAACCCCGACGAGCGCATCTTCCGCCGCGGCTACAACTACGACGACGTGCCGACCCACACAGCGGTGTCCAACTCCGGGTTGCTGTTCGTGTCGTTCCAGGCGGATGTCGACGCCCAGTTCGTACCGGTGCAGAAGCGCCTCGACGACCTCGACCTGCTCAACGAGTGGATCACCCCGGTCGGCTCCGCCGTCTTTGCCGTCCCACCCGGCTGCACCAGCTCGGGATACATCGGCGACACCCTTTTCTGA
- a CDS encoding PepSY-associated TM helix domain-containing protein, which yields MTTILTTEDTPPPTPDQPGTPPGNQPWFGAFLLRLHFYAGVLVGPFILVAALSGALYAATPQLEQAVYAHELHAPVSDTTLPLADQIEAAQAVVGDEGALVAVRPAPNDGDTTRVMFTGEGLGESESRAIFVDPATAEVRGDLTAYGTSGVLPLRTWIDQFHRNLHLGDVGRLYSELAASWLGVVVLAGAAMWVIRIRRVRAKKDLLRPNNKVRGYRRLFSWHASTGIWLLVGALFLSATGITWSQYAGQNVSDLRAAFNLGTPSISTDLGEAATVPAGEHAGHGTATASTAVIEPATFDAVLAVARTVNVNTGLVEIRPPSAAGQAWVVQEIQRSFPTEVDSVAVDGSTLQVTDRVDFADFNLAAKLTRWGIDTHMGTMFGLANQLVLLATALGLAAMVGWGYLMWWKRRPTRGGARMGRPAPAGALARAPWWGVLAVIFGALVVGLFFPLVGISLLVFIVVDALLSLRAPRSTPS from the coding sequence ATGACCACCATCCTCACCACCGAAGACACCCCGCCGCCCACCCCGGACCAGCCCGGTACCCCACCCGGGAACCAGCCCTGGTTCGGCGCGTTCCTGCTCCGTCTGCACTTCTACGCCGGCGTCCTGGTCGGCCCGTTCATCCTCGTCGCCGCCCTCAGCGGCGCCCTCTACGCCGCCACCCCGCAACTCGAGCAGGCCGTCTACGCGCACGAGCTGCACGCGCCGGTCTCCGACACGACCCTGCCGTTGGCCGACCAGATCGAAGCCGCCCAGGCCGTCGTCGGTGACGAGGGTGCCCTCGTGGCCGTGCGCCCAGCGCCCAACGACGGCGACACCACCCGGGTCATGTTCACCGGCGAGGGCCTCGGCGAGAGCGAGTCCCGGGCCATCTTCGTCGACCCCGCCACAGCGGAGGTCCGGGGCGACCTCACCGCCTACGGCACCAGCGGTGTGCTGCCGCTGCGCACCTGGATCGACCAGTTCCACCGCAACCTGCACCTGGGCGACGTCGGTCGCCTCTACAGCGAGCTCGCCGCGAGCTGGCTCGGCGTCGTGGTCCTGGCCGGGGCCGCCATGTGGGTCATCCGCATCCGCCGGGTTCGCGCCAAGAAAGACCTGCTGCGGCCCAACAACAAGGTCAGGGGATACCGCCGCTTGTTCAGCTGGCATGCCTCCACGGGCATTTGGCTTCTGGTCGGCGCCCTGTTCCTCTCGGCGACGGGCATCACCTGGTCGCAGTACGCGGGCCAGAACGTCTCCGACCTGCGGGCCGCGTTCAACCTCGGCACGCCGTCGATTTCCACCGACCTCGGCGAGGCTGCCACGGTGCCCGCCGGTGAGCACGCCGGCCACGGCACCGCCACGGCATCCACGGCGGTCATCGAGCCGGCCACCTTCGACGCGGTCCTAGCCGTGGCGCGGACCGTCAACGTGAACACCGGACTTGTCGAGATCCGTCCGCCGTCCGCCGCGGGGCAGGCCTGGGTGGTGCAGGAGATCCAGCGCAGCTTCCCCACCGAGGTGGACTCCGTCGCCGTCGACGGCAGCACCCTCCAGGTCACCGACCGGGTCGACTTCGCCGACTTCAACCTGGCCGCCAAGCTCACCCGCTGGGGCATCGACACCCACATGGGCACCATGTTCGGGCTGGCCAACCAGCTCGTCCTCCTGGCCACGGCCCTCGGCCTGGCCGCGATGGTCGGCTGGGGGTACCTGATGTGGTGGAAGCGTCGCCCCACCCGCGGCGGGGCGAGAATGGGCCGCCCGGCCCCGGCCGGCGCGCTCGCCCGCGCCCCGTGGTGGGGTGTGCTGGCGGTGATATTCGGCGCCCTCGTGGTCGGACTGTTCTTCCCGCTGGTGGGCATCAGCCTGCTGGTCTTCATCGTGGTCGACGCCCTCCTGAGCCTCCGCGCTCCGCGGAGCACCCCGAGCTGA